The genomic region CTTCAACTGGTCACGAATCAGCTTCTTGTTGATCTTTCCGACACTCGTTTTTGGAATATCTTCAGAAAACTCAATTTGGCTGGGGATGGCCCACTTGTTGATCTCGCCTTTATCAACGTATGTCTGCAAGTGGCTCTGAATATCTTCCACAGTGGCTTGCTCGCCAGGCTTCAGGTTGATCAAAGCATAGGGGCGCTCTCCCCACTTCTCATCCGGAATGCCCACTACGGCAGCACCTGCTACGGCAGGGTGTTGGCTGATCAGGCTTTCCAGATCCAGTGATGACAACCATTCACCGCCCGTTTTAATCACGTCCTTGATGCGATCTTTGATGGTGAGAGTGTGGTCTGCTTCCATGGAGGCAACATCACCGGTATGCAGCCAACCACCTTCCCACAGTTCTTCGCCTTTATCTGGTTGTTTGAAGTAACTCTGGGTTAACCAGGGAGCCCGGGCGACAACCTCGCCTTGGGCCACGCCGTCGTGAGCGACCGGGTTGCCTGAGGTGTCTACAATTTCCAGATCGACCATGGGTACGGCGATGCCGGTCTTAATCCTCAGAGCCGTTTGCTGCTCCAGCGGCAGCTCCAGATCCTCTGGCTTGAGAAACGTTGTGCTCAACAACGGGCAGGTCTCCGACATGCCATAGCCGGTGTACATACGGATGCCCAGTTTGGCGCCAGCATCGCACAGGCCTTTGGTCATGGCGCTGCCGCCGATCAGTACCTGCCAATTGCTCAGATCTGCTGTTTTGATGGACTCTGTGCCCATCATCATCTGCATGACGGTTGGAACACAGTGCGAGAAGGACACCTTATGTTCCTTGAGCAGATCAACCAGCAATTCCGGCTCATAGCGGCCGGGATAAACCTGTTTGATTCCCATCATGGTCGCCGCGTAGGGAACGCCCCAAGCGTGCACGTGGAACATCGGTGTTAATGGCATGTACACCGACGACGAGCGCAGCAGAGGCATTTCATCGTAGGCGGCCAGCGAGCCGGTCATTGCCAGTGTGTGCAGCACCAGTTGGCGGTGGCTGAAGAAAACGCCTTTCGGGTTGCCGGTAGTGCCGCTGGTGTAAAAAGT from Marinobacter sp. LV10R510-11A harbors:
- a CDS encoding fatty acid--CoA ligase; this translates as MVQTRILPPADNAHQYPLLIKQLLLSGPRYAPDQEIVYANRSKYTYTDLIERIHRLANALTDAGVKPGDTVAVMDWDTPRYLECFFAIPMIGAVLHTINVRLSPDQIVYTMNHAEDDVVLVHDDFLPILEGLQSEITTVKTYIQLSDENTAKDTQLETAGEYEALLANAATEFDFPDFDENSVATTFYTSGTTGNPKGVFFSHRQLVLHTLAMTGSLAAYDEMPLLRSSSVYMPLTPMFHVHAWGVPYAATMMGIKQVYPGRYEPELLVDLLKEHKVSFSHCVPTVMQMMMGTESIKTADLSNWQVLIGGSAMTKGLCDAGAKLGIRMYTGYGMSETCPLLSTTFLKPEDLELPLEQQTALRIKTGIAVPMVDLEIVDTSGNPVAHDGVAQGEVVARAPWLTQSYFKQPDKGEELWEGGWLHTGDVASMEADHTLTIKDRIKDVIKTGGEWLSSLDLESLISQHPAVAGAAVVGIPDEKWGERPYALINLKPGEQATVEDIQSHLQTYVDKGEINKWAIPSQIEFSEDIPKTSVGKINKKLIRDQLK